The following are from one region of the Rosistilla carotiformis genome:
- a CDS encoding sugar phosphate isomerase/epimerase family protein: MEKWPIGVFASVDAGLGVRWEVIKELGVPTIQLHAPAAETRTQANADKLLRQMKEMSVELTAVFGGFEGESYADIPTVVETVGLVPEATRAARLQEMKEIADFAKMIECDVVALHLGFVPHETTDPAYEGIVTVMRDLCDHAANNGQRVHLETGQETADGLLQFLSSVDRDNLFVNFDPANMILYGTGEPIPALQKVGKFVRSVHCKDGTWSDKPGETWGAEVPLGEGQVDMRKYLQTLNEIGYTGPLTIEREIPAEPERQLKEIGAAVALLTKLKSELLA; the protein is encoded by the coding sequence GTGGAAAAGTGGCCAATCGGAGTGTTTGCATCGGTCGATGCAGGCTTGGGTGTTCGTTGGGAAGTGATTAAAGAGTTGGGCGTTCCAACGATTCAATTGCACGCACCGGCAGCGGAAACGCGAACCCAAGCCAACGCTGACAAATTACTTCGTCAGATGAAGGAGATGTCGGTCGAATTGACAGCGGTCTTCGGCGGCTTCGAAGGGGAAAGCTACGCCGACATCCCGACCGTTGTGGAAACTGTCGGGCTGGTCCCCGAAGCGACACGCGCGGCGCGGCTCCAAGAGATGAAAGAGATCGCCGACTTTGCCAAGATGATCGAGTGCGACGTCGTCGCCCTGCACCTTGGATTTGTCCCGCACGAAACAACCGATCCCGCCTACGAAGGGATCGTCACCGTGATGCGTGACCTCTGCGATCACGCGGCCAACAACGGCCAACGCGTTCACTTGGAGACCGGTCAGGAAACCGCTGACGGTCTGCTGCAGTTCCTCTCCAGCGTCGATCGCGACAATCTGTTCGTCAACTTCGACCCGGCCAACATGATCCTGTACGGTACGGGCGAACCGATCCCGGCCCTGCAGAAAGTTGGCAAGTTCGTCCGCAGCGTCCACTGCAAAGATGGCACCTGGAGCGACAAGCCGGGCGAAACCTGGGGTGCGGAAGTGCCACTGGGCGAAGGCCAAGTCGACATGCGGAAGTACCTGCAAACGCTGAACGAAATCGGTTACACCGGACCGTTGACGATCGAACGCGAGATCCCCGCCGAACCCGAGCGTCAGCTCAAGGAGATCGGTGCCGCGGTCGCATTGCTGACAAAGCTGAAGAGCGAATTGTTGGCGTAA
- a CDS encoding aldo/keto reductase translates to MTEVEHRALGQTDIRISPVAMGCWPIAGMTSVDVNDTDSLATLDAALESGINFFDTAYCYGAQGESERLIGRGLGDRRDQIVIATKGGIAWDSQGQRVQDASPATLRQQCDESLQRLGTDRVELLYLHGPDPNVPVTESAGELKRLMDEGKTRSVGVSNFNVEQLEAFQAVCPISAVQPHFNMLQREILQDIVPWCEANGASVIIYWPLMKGLLAGKLPRDHQFAPGDGRAKYPMFQGEQWQKNQDFVDTLRRLAIEIGRSVSDLVINWTIHHPGITAALCGAKRPYQITESAAALSWRLTPDQRQRIDQAIADRGPVAGRSAV, encoded by the coding sequence ATGACAGAAGTCGAACACCGCGCGTTGGGACAAACCGATATCCGCATCTCCCCCGTGGCGATGGGATGCTGGCCGATCGCGGGGATGACCAGCGTCGATGTCAATGATACCGACAGCTTGGCGACACTCGACGCCGCGTTGGAATCCGGAATCAACTTTTTTGATACCGCGTATTGCTACGGTGCCCAGGGCGAAAGCGAGCGGTTGATCGGCCGCGGTTTGGGAGATCGACGAGACCAAATCGTGATCGCGACCAAGGGAGGGATCGCTTGGGATTCCCAAGGGCAACGCGTTCAAGACGCTTCGCCAGCGACGCTTCGCCAGCAGTGTGACGAAAGCCTGCAGCGGCTGGGAACCGATCGCGTCGAACTGCTGTACCTTCACGGCCCCGATCCCAACGTTCCGGTGACCGAATCGGCGGGCGAACTGAAACGTCTGATGGACGAAGGCAAGACGCGCAGCGTGGGTGTTTCGAATTTCAACGTCGAACAATTGGAAGCCTTTCAGGCCGTCTGCCCGATTTCCGCTGTGCAACCGCATTTCAACATGCTGCAGCGGGAAATCCTGCAGGATATCGTCCCCTGGTGCGAAGCGAATGGCGCGTCGGTGATCATCTACTGGCCCTTGATGAAGGGGTTGTTGGCCGGGAAATTGCCCCGCGATCATCAATTTGCTCCCGGCGACGGACGGGCCAAGTATCCGATGTTTCAAGGGGAGCAGTGGCAGAAGAACCAAGACTTTGTCGACACCTTGCGGCGGCTGGCGATCGAGATCGGTCGCAGCGTTTCGGACTTGGTGATCAATTGGACGATCCATCACCCCGGCATTACCGCGGCCCTGTGCGGTGCTAAACGGCCGTATCAAATCACCGAATCGGCGGCGGCCCTCTCTTGGCGGCTGACGCCTGACCAGCGGCAGCGGATCGACCAGGCGATCGCCGATCGTGGCCCTGTGGCGGGCCGATCGGCTGTCTGA
- a CDS encoding sulfatase produces MRNTSRNLVLLFAPLAVAMTFAPDAVAADRPNIVVFLVDDMGIMDTSVPFLTDEQGEPKRYPLNDFYRTPNMQRLAQQGIRFNQFYAMSVCSPTRISIMTGQNAARHRATNWINPQKNNAGPHGAPDWNWIGLTPQDVTLPGILRSQGYKTMHIGKGHFGAAGHPGSEPLNLGFEINVAGAAFGAPGSYYGEKDYGQQTRRKHHAVPHLEKYHGTQTFLTEALTLEANALVKQAAKQEEPFYLYFAHYAVHAPFDSDPRFAANYKDSGKPENAQAFATLIEGMDKSLGDLLDQLEALGIAEETLVFFLGDNGSDAPLGDQHEVACAAPLRGKKGAHYEGGMRVPFIAAWAKPDASRPMQQRLQIPAGKIQSQVAAVQDLFPTILDVANASGPERHIVDGLPLQTLLTGKPDPQRKEQFLMHYPHGPHRSNYFTSWRDGDWKVVYHTLPDEKTTGGFIQFDDGHFQLFNLASDPFESTNLAQSHPQELKHMMQGLIAQLAAHDALYPVDDAGNALRPQLP; encoded by the coding sequence ATGCGAAATACTTCTCGAAACCTCGTGCTGCTGTTTGCGCCCTTGGCCGTCGCAATGACGTTTGCCCCAGACGCCGTCGCGGCCGACCGCCCCAATATCGTTGTCTTCCTGGTCGATGACATGGGCATCATGGATACGTCGGTCCCCTTTTTGACCGACGAACAAGGGGAGCCGAAACGCTATCCGTTGAACGACTTTTACCGAACTCCCAACATGCAACGATTGGCTCAGCAGGGAATTCGTTTCAACCAGTTCTACGCGATGAGCGTGTGTTCGCCGACGCGGATCTCGATCATGACCGGCCAAAACGCCGCGCGCCATCGCGCGACCAATTGGATCAACCCTCAGAAAAACAATGCCGGTCCGCACGGCGCCCCCGACTGGAACTGGATCGGCCTGACTCCGCAAGACGTCACGTTGCCGGGGATCTTACGATCCCAGGGTTATAAGACGATGCACATCGGCAAGGGGCACTTCGGTGCAGCGGGACATCCAGGATCCGAACCGTTGAACCTTGGTTTCGAGATCAACGTCGCCGGGGCTGCGTTTGGTGCCCCAGGCAGCTACTACGGCGAAAAAGACTACGGCCAACAAACACGACGCAAGCATCACGCCGTGCCCCATTTGGAAAAATACCACGGCACCCAAACGTTCCTGACCGAAGCGTTGACGTTGGAAGCGAACGCCTTGGTGAAGCAAGCAGCGAAGCAGGAAGAACCGTTTTATCTCTACTTCGCACACTACGCCGTCCACGCGCCGTTTGATTCGGATCCCCGGTTCGCCGCCAACTACAAAGACTCCGGCAAACCCGAAAACGCGCAAGCGTTCGCCACCTTGATCGAAGGGATGGATAAATCGCTGGGCGACCTGTTGGACCAGCTGGAAGCGTTGGGGATCGCCGAAGAGACGCTGGTCTTCTTTTTAGGAGACAACGGCTCCGACGCCCCCCTTGGCGATCAGCACGAGGTCGCCTGCGCCGCGCCGTTGCGCGGCAAGAAGGGAGCCCATTACGAAGGCGGGATGCGCGTGCCGTTTATCGCCGCCTGGGCGAAACCGGATGCCTCCCGTCCGATGCAACAACGCTTGCAAATTCCCGCCGGCAAAATCCAAAGCCAAGTCGCGGCGGTTCAGGATCTGTTCCCGACCATCCTGGACGTTGCTAACGCTTCGGGTCCCGAGCGCCACATCGTCGACGGTCTGCCGCTGCAGACGTTGTTGACTGGCAAACCCGATCCGCAACGGAAGGAACAGTTTCTAATGCACTATCCTCACGGACCGCATCGCAGCAATTATTTCACTTCTTGGCGCGATGGCGATTGGAAAGTCGTCTATCACACGTTGCCCGACGAGAAAACAACCGGCGGTTTCATTCAGTTCGACGACGGCCATTTCCAGCTGTTCAACCTCGCTAGCGACCCGTTTGAATCGACGAATCTGGCGCAATCGCATCCGCAGGAACTGAAACACATGATGCAAGGATTGATCGCTCAGCTAGCAGCTCACGACGCGCTCTACCCAGTCGACGACGCAGGCAACGCGCTGCGCCCTCAGCTGCCTTAG
- a CDS encoding HAD hydrolase family protein, with amino-acid sequence MRLRVIATDYDGTIAIDGVLDPRVREAIGNARRRGVLVVIVSGRILSELREVAGDLDFVDGVVAENGAVIALPNGYTTLLGRSPDVALLSELTHRGIDFKVGRCVVEMDAEFADVAIELIRSLELPLAITFNRGRMMLLPAAVSKSSGLRELLNTLGVSIHNAIGIGDAENDHELLCTCEHGVAVQWGSARLREIADHVIEGDGPAAVGDYIDRISAELRLPASRISHRKLILEDSEGHAPFQIGLRGRSVLVAGDTRSGKSWLAGLLIEQMILQGYTVYVFDPEGDYNNLASLPNTVALGGGRLLPQGEDLTVLLQQGLSVVLNLSHLNHAEKTDYIHRHLAIVAAHRRERGFPHRILIDECHYYFDDSQSQTLLDTELDAYTLVTYRPSLLPKSVLQQMEVVAVTRLSEREEVDAVRRLGVEAMGDVAGDAHRWYDQLSSLGINEAALLPPTDEAEGKVRRFFVAPRLTSHVRHCTKYSDMPVAKGREFVFTDHGRPVGSSAATLQELVDVIPKVPPRILSRHCRQHDFSRWIETLFADHDLASDIRHLESTCCQNGTIDEFVDGVCKAIESRYPSRHAASNPGATFPAG; translated from the coding sequence ATGCGTTTACGCGTGATCGCTACCGATTATGATGGGACGATCGCCATCGATGGCGTTCTCGATCCGAGGGTTCGCGAGGCCATTGGCAACGCGCGGCGCCGCGGCGTGTTGGTCGTGATCGTCAGCGGACGGATCCTTTCGGAACTTCGCGAAGTCGCCGGCGACCTCGATTTCGTCGATGGCGTCGTAGCAGAAAACGGCGCGGTGATCGCGCTACCTAACGGCTACACGACCCTGCTGGGACGGTCGCCCGATGTCGCGTTGTTAAGTGAGTTGACGCATCGCGGAATCGACTTCAAAGTCGGTCGGTGTGTTGTTGAAATGGATGCGGAGTTCGCCGATGTAGCGATTGAGTTGATCCGCAGTCTTGAACTGCCACTGGCGATTACGTTCAATCGCGGGCGGATGATGTTGCTGCCCGCGGCGGTCAGCAAATCCAGTGGCCTGCGCGAGTTGCTGAACACACTTGGGGTTTCAATCCACAATGCGATTGGCATTGGCGACGCGGAGAACGATCATGAATTGTTGTGCACGTGCGAGCATGGTGTCGCGGTCCAGTGGGGGTCGGCTCGGCTTCGAGAGATCGCCGATCACGTGATCGAAGGAGATGGTCCAGCGGCCGTCGGCGACTACATCGATCGGATCTCCGCCGAGCTGCGATTGCCTGCTTCGAGGATCAGCCACCGCAAGTTGATCCTCGAGGATTCAGAAGGGCATGCGCCGTTCCAGATCGGCCTGCGCGGCCGCAGTGTGTTGGTGGCGGGAGATACCCGCAGCGGTAAATCATGGCTGGCCGGACTGTTGATCGAACAGATGATCCTTCAAGGCTACACGGTTTATGTGTTCGATCCCGAAGGGGACTACAACAATTTGGCTTCGCTGCCAAACACGGTCGCGCTCGGCGGCGGACGCCTGTTGCCGCAGGGAGAGGATTTGACGGTTTTGCTTCAGCAAGGCCTCAGCGTCGTGTTGAACCTCTCGCATCTCAATCACGCCGAAAAGACGGATTACATCCACCGTCATCTTGCCATCGTCGCCGCCCATCGCCGTGAACGGGGCTTCCCGCATCGCATCTTGATCGACGAATGCCACTACTATTTCGATGACTCCCAGAGCCAAACGCTGCTCGACACGGAACTCGACGCCTACACTTTGGTGACGTACCGTCCCTCGCTGTTGCCCAAGAGTGTGTTGCAGCAAATGGAGGTCGTTGCGGTCACGCGACTCTCCGAACGCGAGGAGGTGGATGCGGTGCGGCGGTTGGGTGTCGAAGCGATGGGGGACGTGGCTGGCGATGCGCACCGTTGGTACGATCAACTCAGCAGCCTCGGGATCAACGAAGCCGCATTGCTTCCGCCGACGGACGAAGCCGAAGGCAAGGTGCGTCGATTCTTCGTTGCCCCGCGGCTGACGTCCCATGTCCGGCACTGCACGAAATATTCCGACATGCCCGTGGCGAAGGGACGCGAGTTTGTCTTCACCGATCACGGACGTCCCGTGGGATCGTCCGCCGCAACGCTCCAAGAACTTGTCGATGTGATTCCGAAGGTTCCTCCCAGGATATTGTCCCGTCACTGTCGACAGCACGACTTCTCCCGTTGGATCGAAACATTGTTCGCCGACCACGATCTGGCAAGCGACATCCGGCATCTGGAGTCGACGTGCTGTCAAAATGGAACGATTGACGAATTTGTCGATGGCGTCTGCAAGGCGATCGAAAGTCGCTATCCCTCGCGCCATGCCGCGTCAAACCCCGGCGCGACGTTCCCTGCCGGATGA
- a CDS encoding LptF/LptG family permease yields MTRIDRYLLTTYLRTLLICFCSLSGIFVVFHAFNNMEEIAAYARRQGSFVDALVSYYGPFLLAIFDATNAILAVFALVFSVGALKRNGELTALLAAGLSHGRILRPMLIAAFVVIVIAVINRELCMPNWKDQLGAKAQDLDGQLVRTLKPSYDRMTGIQFHGRGVIVIKKEIVAPALMIRSEMPGMGTQIVGELAVWQDASDQHPDGYLLNDVTQPQEIDTIPSSGFGGKQFVLTRADNPWLEPGQCFVVSNIEFEHLVSGAQTDRLSSTLQLVRNIQNPSVYSGPDAEVLLHTRIVRPWLDISLVLLGLPLVVTRGDKNLFVVAGWGLGLIAMFFFVKTVFSGLGSSETLISPAMGAWGPIIVFAPMGYSRWKAAART; encoded by the coding sequence ATGACACGGATCGATCGATATTTGCTGACAACTTATTTGCGGACCTTGCTGATTTGTTTCTGCAGCTTGTCCGGGATTTTTGTTGTCTTCCATGCCTTCAATAACATGGAAGAGATCGCCGCGTACGCGCGCCGGCAAGGCAGTTTCGTCGACGCCCTCGTCAGTTACTACGGGCCGTTTTTGCTAGCGATCTTTGACGCCACCAACGCGATCCTGGCGGTCTTTGCCTTGGTCTTTTCGGTGGGGGCGTTGAAACGCAACGGCGAGCTGACAGCCTTGCTTGCGGCGGGGCTTTCCCACGGAAGGATCCTCCGCCCGATGTTGATTGCCGCGTTTGTCGTGATCGTGATCGCCGTGATCAATCGCGAACTGTGCATGCCCAACTGGAAAGACCAACTGGGGGCCAAGGCACAAGATCTCGACGGCCAACTGGTCCGAACGCTCAAGCCCAGCTACGACCGGATGACCGGCATTCAATTTCACGGCCGCGGCGTGATTGTGATCAAAAAAGAAATCGTTGCTCCCGCGCTGATGATCCGGTCGGAAATGCCAGGCATGGGAACACAAATTGTCGGCGAGCTGGCTGTTTGGCAAGACGCATCGGACCAACATCCCGATGGCTACCTCCTCAACGACGTCACTCAGCCTCAAGAGATCGACACGATCCCATCGTCCGGATTCGGCGGCAAGCAATTTGTGCTCACGCGAGCCGATAATCCGTGGCTGGAACCGGGGCAATGCTTTGTCGTTTCCAACATTGAATTCGAACATCTGGTGTCCGGAGCGCAAACCGATCGGCTGTCATCGACGCTGCAATTGGTCCGGAACATCCAAAACCCTAGCGTCTACTCGGGGCCCGATGCCGAGGTGCTGCTGCACACACGCATCGTTCGCCCTTGGTTGGATATCAGCCTGGTGTTGTTGGGACTTCCGTTGGTTGTAACACGAGGCGATAAGAATTTGTTTGTCGTTGCCGGTTGGGGACTGGGACTGATCGCCATGTTCTTCTTCGTCAAAACGGTGTTCAGTGGCCTCGGATCCAGCGAGACCCTGATCTCGCCGGCAATGGGCGCTTGGGGACCGATCATCGTCTTCGCTCCCATGGGTTACAGCCGTTGGAAGGCTGCGGCGAGAACATGA
- a CDS encoding DUF6666 family protein, which produces MILTNLSAVAEDQSIPTNRLRAPVKPKQTWVPEANPPVQPVAATQVVETDPKAETLVSQPQRAVSANRQYATAPQPAAIGTGAAKARASAAVRRPAPKSQSPNWLGVRQVGYNEHYIPGDVGGYVEAGPSCGCDSCSGGIGMAYEPGCGFEPACGFEPSCGFEGAGCTGDACGIGCGCNACIEPGCGPCDPFGWWDWRRTEFFVGVQGFKGPPNFASGNTAGQRDGSASFGFHQGFNLGRPLYFIGCGEFGWQFGLRATQSNLSGAEFTTDERTQLFLTGGVYRRVDCGWQGGVVVDYLSDQWYYDVDLLQIRGELSWKVSPVNEFGFRMSQSTQTSGSVAQLLDDAGLTTTTEAGFLATDQYRFFHRRTMGNGVEVEGNVGFSGSSDVILGASFDVPMGRCLALRTGFDYLIPDDGSNANGNQQEGWNMGMSFVWTPGGRIAGGRDYYRPLFNVADNGSFMVDRR; this is translated from the coding sequence ATGATTCTAACGAATCTCTCGGCGGTTGCCGAGGATCAATCGATTCCAACGAATCGTTTGCGTGCACCGGTCAAACCGAAACAGACCTGGGTGCCGGAAGCGAATCCGCCGGTCCAGCCTGTCGCCGCAACTCAAGTGGTGGAAACCGATCCGAAGGCGGAGACCTTGGTTTCTCAGCCGCAGCGTGCGGTGAGCGCCAATCGCCAGTATGCGACTGCGCCGCAACCGGCAGCCATCGGCACGGGAGCTGCGAAAGCGCGGGCCTCCGCGGCGGTACGTCGTCCAGCACCGAAGTCTCAATCGCCCAATTGGTTGGGCGTTCGGCAAGTCGGATACAACGAACATTACATCCCAGGGGACGTTGGCGGTTACGTCGAGGCAGGTCCATCGTGTGGTTGCGATTCGTGCAGCGGCGGAATCGGCATGGCTTACGAGCCGGGCTGTGGATTTGAACCCGCGTGCGGCTTTGAACCGAGCTGTGGTTTTGAAGGGGCGGGATGCACCGGCGATGCTTGTGGCATCGGTTGCGGGTGCAATGCTTGCATCGAACCAGGCTGTGGTCCTTGCGATCCCTTTGGTTGGTGGGACTGGCGTCGAACCGAATTCTTCGTCGGCGTGCAAGGCTTCAAGGGACCACCGAACTTTGCCTCGGGCAACACCGCCGGGCAACGCGACGGATCGGCCAGCTTCGGCTTCCATCAAGGTTTCAACCTGGGCCGACCGCTGTATTTCATCGGCTGCGGTGAATTCGGATGGCAGTTTGGTTTGCGAGCGACGCAGAGCAACTTGAGCGGTGCTGAATTTACGACCGATGAACGAACCCAGTTGTTCCTGACCGGCGGTGTCTATCGCCGTGTCGATTGTGGATGGCAAGGTGGTGTCGTGGTCGATTATCTGAGCGATCAATGGTACTACGATGTCGATCTGCTGCAGATTCGCGGCGAATTGAGCTGGAAGGTGTCGCCGGTCAATGAGTTCGGTTTCCGGATGTCGCAAAGCACGCAGACCAGCGGTTCGGTCGCTCAATTGCTTGACGACGCGGGGCTGACCACGACAACGGAAGCGGGTTTCCTGGCGACCGATCAGTATCGCTTCTTCCATCGCCGCACCATGGGCAATGGAGTCGAGGTGGAAGGAAACGTCGGCTTCAGCGGCTCTTCCGATGTGATCTTGGGTGCATCCTTCGACGTGCCAATGGGCCGCTGCCTGGCACTGCGAACCGGTTTCGATTACTTAATTCCCGACGATGGTTCCAACGCCAATGGGAATCAGCAAGAAGGCTGGAACATGGGAATGTCGTTTGTTTGGACTCCCGGCGGCCGGATCGCAGGCGGCCGCGACTACTACCGACCGCTGTTCAATGTCGCCGACAACGGCAGCTTCATGGTCGATCGTCGCTAG
- a CDS encoding cysteine desulfurase family protein, whose product MKHIYLDFNTTTPLAPSVGEAMQPFWDEHFLLPTQQHPAGLALGELVDTAREQVANLMGCDPFEVVFTSGGTEANNLAILGVCRAWQHAGKPPGRVIVSATEHDSVIAAANSLQFDGWHIEYLDVDSTGRVDPEQLEAMLQPDTVLVCLQAACSISGVLQPVRQVADICHARGVLLHCDAAQIAGKQPIDTGSLRADTIAISGHKMYGPKGIGALYVRRGLKLSPILYGEASEMGLRPGSGNITGEIGLGAAARMAARGAEDATETMAALRDRFEQRIKQSVAPTPRVWGDQVSRLPNTSLITLPIRVSNQFNQATSDLVICRPRCPQPQDWMTRSLVAFGLTEQQIACTIRVSVGWTTSQETIDQAANHIILALEN is encoded by the coding sequence GTGAAACACATCTACCTAGACTTTAACACGACCACTCCGCTGGCTCCTTCGGTCGGCGAAGCGATGCAACCGTTTTGGGACGAACATTTTCTGTTACCTACGCAACAGCATCCCGCGGGCCTGGCGTTGGGAGAATTGGTCGATACGGCACGCGAACAGGTTGCCAATCTGATGGGCTGCGATCCGTTTGAGGTCGTCTTTACATCGGGCGGAACCGAAGCGAACAATCTCGCCATCCTGGGTGTCTGTCGCGCTTGGCAGCATGCCGGCAAGCCGCCCGGCCGCGTGATCGTTTCGGCCACCGAGCACGATTCGGTGATCGCCGCTGCGAATTCGTTGCAGTTCGATGGCTGGCATATCGAATATTTGGACGTCGATTCCACCGGACGCGTCGATCCGGAACAATTGGAAGCGATGTTGCAGCCCGACACCGTGCTGGTCTGCTTGCAAGCGGCGTGCAGTATTTCGGGCGTGTTGCAGCCGGTTCGACAAGTCGCCGACATCTGCCACGCCCGCGGAGTGCTGTTGCACTGCGATGCGGCTCAGATCGCCGGCAAACAGCCGATCGATACCGGATCGCTACGCGCCGACACGATCGCGATCAGCGGCCACAAAATGTATGGGCCCAAGGGAATCGGAGCGTTGTACGTCCGCCGTGGCCTGAAGCTGTCGCCGATCCTGTACGGCGAAGCGTCGGAGATGGGACTGCGTCCCGGGTCGGGAAACATCACGGGAGAGATCGGTCTGGGAGCGGCCGCCAGAATGGCCGCTCGTGGTGCCGAAGATGCCACCGAGACGATGGCTGCACTGCGCGACCGATTTGAACAACGGATTAAACAGTCCGTCGCGCCGACACCTCGCGTGTGGGGAGATCAGGTTTCCCGATTGCCGAATACGTCGCTGATCACCTTGCCGATTCGGGTCTCGAATCAATTTAACCAAGCCACGTCGGACCTTGTCATTTGCCGTCCGCGGTGCCCGCAACCTCAGGACTGGATGACGCGCAGCCTCGTCGCGTTTGGACTCACCGAACAACAGATCGCCTGCACGATTCGTGTCAGCGTCGGCTGGACGACGTCGCAAGAGACTATCGATCAAGCCGCCAACCATATCATCCTTGCGTTGGAAAACTAA
- a CDS encoding TIGR04283 family arsenosugar biosynthesis glycosyltransferase, translated as MTPDEISVVIPALNEAENIERCVASAAAAGQVIVVDGGSDDATLQIAEAAGATVIRSPAGRAMQQNAGAKAATGKTLLFLHADNHLAPTAIHQVCDAMTQHPERWWGALGQRIEAAGFAFRLLEHGNAWRVRWRGLPFGDQAIFVQRERFDEVGGFPDEPIMEDLILSQRLRRIGRPLLLPGPVYVDPRRWQQMGVLRQTFRNFGLQIAFALGVSPQRLRSHYANHADSDSPSGRAAKR; from the coding sequence ATGACGCCGGACGAGATCTCGGTCGTCATCCCTGCGCTCAACGAAGCGGAAAATATCGAGCGCTGCGTGGCGTCCGCCGCAGCCGCTGGGCAGGTGATCGTTGTCGATGGCGGCAGTGACGACGCGACGTTGCAGATCGCGGAAGCGGCCGGTGCGACGGTGATCAGGAGTCCCGCGGGGCGAGCGATGCAGCAGAATGCGGGTGCAAAAGCCGCCACGGGGAAGACGCTTCTGTTTCTGCACGCCGACAATCATCTCGCCCCGACGGCGATCCATCAGGTCTGCGATGCAATGACGCAGCATCCCGAGCGATGGTGGGGCGCGTTGGGGCAACGCATTGAAGCGGCCGGATTTGCGTTCCGTTTGTTGGAACATGGCAATGCGTGGCGAGTTCGCTGGCGCGGATTACCGTTTGGCGACCAAGCGATCTTCGTGCAGCGGGAGCGGTTTGATGAGGTCGGGGGATTTCCCGACGAACCGATCATGGAAGACCTGATCTTGTCGCAGCGATTGCGTCGGATCGGTCGGCCGCTGCTGCTGCCCGGGCCGGTTTACGTCGATCCGCGGCGTTGGCAACAGATGGGCGTGCTGCGGCAGACGTTCCGAAACTTCGGCTTGCAGATCGCCTTTGCGTTGGGCGTTAGCCCGCAGCGGTTGCGTTCGCATTACGCCAACCACGCGGACTCGGATTCGCCCTCAGGCCGCGCGGCGAAACGCTGA